In Arthrobacter ramosus, one DNA window encodes the following:
- a CDS encoding acyl-CoA carboxylase subunit beta, which yields MSVIVSRVDTASEEYLANREAGLALIADLEAETAKVVMGEGERSLERHRARGRLTVRERIELLVDADSAFLELSTLAGWGTGFTVGGVIVTGVGVVSGVECMIIAHEPTVRGGTMNPYTLRKNLRALEIARVNRLPVLYLVESGGADLPTQADLFVPAGRIFHELTALSAAGIPSVSLVFGNSTAGGAYVPGMSDYAVLVDKQAQVFLGGPPLVKMATGEDADGEELGGAAMHSRTSGVSDYFAVDERDAIRIGRQIVSRLNWRKHGPDARTVPRPPRYSAEELLGIISRDQRVPFDPREVLARIVDDSDFDEYKELYGTSLVTGWASLHGYPIGVLANHRGVLFGDEAKKAAEFILLANQTHTPLIFLQNTTGYMVGTAYEQAGIIKDGAKMINAVTNSTVPHITVNMAASFGAGNYGMSGRAFDPRFLFSWPNMRQAVMGATQLAGVLSIVGRGSAERAGRAFDEDADAQQRAQIEQQIEAESQSYFMSGRLYDDGIIDPRQTRDALGIALSATHSATVAGRPGFGVFRM from the coding sequence ATGAGCGTCATCGTCAGCCGCGTCGACACCGCGAGCGAAGAGTACCTCGCTAATCGCGAAGCGGGGCTCGCACTCATCGCCGACCTCGAAGCAGAGACCGCCAAGGTCGTGATGGGTGAGGGAGAGCGTTCCCTCGAACGCCATCGCGCTCGAGGTCGGCTCACCGTGCGCGAACGGATCGAGCTGCTGGTCGACGCGGACTCGGCCTTCCTCGAACTGTCCACGCTGGCCGGTTGGGGCACGGGGTTCACCGTCGGCGGCGTTATCGTCACCGGTGTCGGTGTCGTCTCAGGCGTCGAATGCATGATCATCGCCCACGAGCCGACGGTGCGCGGAGGGACCATGAATCCGTACACGCTGCGCAAGAACCTCCGGGCTCTCGAGATCGCGAGGGTCAACCGGCTTCCGGTGTTGTACCTCGTCGAGTCCGGCGGGGCGGACCTGCCCACCCAGGCTGATCTCTTCGTCCCCGCCGGCCGGATCTTCCACGAGCTGACCGCACTGTCCGCCGCCGGCATCCCCTCGGTCTCGCTCGTGTTCGGCAACTCGACGGCGGGGGGCGCGTACGTCCCCGGGATGAGTGACTACGCAGTGCTCGTCGATAAACAGGCCCAGGTATTCCTCGGTGGCCCTCCCTTGGTGAAGATGGCGACCGGCGAGGATGCGGACGGCGAAGAGCTGGGCGGCGCAGCCATGCACTCACGCACTTCCGGTGTGAGCGACTACTTCGCTGTGGACGAGCGGGACGCGATCCGCATCGGACGGCAGATCGTCTCCCGTCTGAATTGGCGCAAACATGGTCCGGATGCCCGGACCGTGCCGCGTCCGCCGCGCTACAGCGCGGAAGAGCTTTTGGGCATCATCTCCCGCGACCAGCGCGTGCCGTTCGATCCGCGCGAGGTGCTCGCCCGCATCGTTGACGACTCCGACTTCGACGAGTACAAGGAGCTCTACGGCACGAGCCTCGTCACGGGCTGGGCAAGCTTGCACGGCTACCCGATCGGTGTGCTCGCCAATCATCGCGGCGTCCTCTTCGGCGACGAGGCGAAGAAGGCGGCGGAGTTCATCCTGCTCGCCAACCAGACCCATACCCCGCTGATCTTCCTGCAGAACACCACCGGGTATATGGTCGGAACGGCATATGAGCAGGCCGGGATCATCAAGGACGGTGCGAAGATGATCAACGCCGTCACCAACAGCACGGTCCCGCACATCACCGTGAACATGGCGGCCTCATTCGGCGCAGGCAACTACGGCATGAGTGGTCGGGCCTTCGACCCGCGATTCCTGTTCAGCTGGCCGAACATGCGCCAGGCCGTCATGGGCGCCACGCAGCTAGCAGGCGTGCTCTCCATCGTCGGTCGCGGCTCCGCGGAGCGGGCGGGCCGTGCATTCGACGAGGACGCCGACGCCCAGCAGCGAGCGCAGATCGAACAGCAGATCGAGGCCGAATCGCAGTCGTACTTCATGTCCGGCCGTCTCTACGACGACGGCATCATCGACCCCCGCCAGACGAGAGACGCACTCGGCATCGCGCTCTCCGCTACCCACTCCGCAACTGTGGCCGGTCGGCCCGGCTTCGGCGTCTTCCGAATGTGA
- a CDS encoding 3-hydroxyacyl-CoA dehydrogenase NAD-binding domain-containing protein produces the protein MSESSTITWQQGDDGIVVLTLDDPSSSANTMNEAYVASMEVSLDRLSAEIDSVTGIILASAKKTFFAGGNLEDILSYTPEDNERIAHDSDTVKRQLRRLETLGRPVVSVIAGAALGGGLEIALATHRRIVADVRGAVVGLPEVGLGLLPGGGGVVRTVRLFGVVPAVRDVLLTGRRFSPLEALEFGLVDELVADSEALLPAARAWILANPHAVQPWDVPGYRVPGSDLFWPASGGELGMLSAALRKQTRGAPAPASRAIVAAAVEGALLDIDTAGDIETRYFVSIASGRIAKNLIQSTFFDLQAVNAGGSRPVGIPQRTAQRVAVLGAGMMGAGIAYVSAKAGIDVVLKDMTPEAAGRGKQVAEKIVAGQVERGRITRERGDELLARITPTDDDADLAGADVVVEAVFESVSVKQGVFQAAEAVVAPDALLASNTSTLPITSLAEGVSRPADFIGIHFFLPVDRMPLVEIIVGEKTGDEALARAFDFARQLGKTPIVVDDSRGFFTSRTIITFLNEAVAAVGEGVEPQRVEQAALQAGYPAGPLQLIDELTLTLPQKIRKEAEAAAADERVATVEHGSAAVIDELVDVLGRPGRAGGGGFYDYDADGRRLGLWPGLREAFGSGRTDIAFADLQERMLFAEALEAVHCLDEGVLRSVRDANIGSLLGIGFPSWTGGVLQYISSYEGGPAGFVARADELADRYGDHLRPPASLRERADRGEAYADADVA, from the coding sequence ATGAGCGAGAGCAGCACCATCACTTGGCAGCAAGGGGACGACGGCATCGTCGTTCTCACGCTCGACGATCCGTCATCGTCGGCGAACACGATGAACGAGGCGTACGTGGCCTCGATGGAGGTGAGCCTGGACCGGCTCTCCGCGGAGATCGACAGTGTCACAGGCATCATCCTGGCATCGGCGAAGAAGACCTTCTTCGCCGGCGGGAACCTTGAGGACATCCTCTCCTACACACCGGAGGACAACGAGCGGATAGCCCACGACTCCGACACGGTCAAGAGACAGCTGCGACGGCTTGAGACGCTGGGGCGCCCCGTTGTCTCCGTGATCGCAGGTGCCGCCCTGGGCGGCGGGCTCGAGATCGCCCTCGCCACCCACCGTCGGATCGTCGCGGACGTACGCGGCGCGGTGGTCGGTCTCCCCGAAGTGGGCCTGGGGCTGCTGCCGGGCGGCGGCGGCGTCGTTCGGACCGTGCGACTGTTCGGCGTCGTGCCGGCCGTGCGCGACGTGCTGCTGACCGGCAGGCGCTTCTCACCGCTGGAGGCGCTCGAGTTCGGTCTCGTCGACGAACTCGTGGCCGATTCTGAGGCGCTCCTTCCGGCAGCGCGCGCCTGGATCCTCGCAAACCCACACGCCGTGCAGCCTTGGGATGTCCCCGGCTACCGGGTGCCGGGCAGTGACCTTTTCTGGCCCGCTTCAGGAGGCGAACTGGGCATGCTCTCGGCGGCGCTGCGCAAGCAGACCAGGGGAGCACCGGCGCCCGCATCGCGGGCCATCGTCGCGGCGGCAGTCGAGGGCGCGCTGCTCGACATCGACACCGCGGGCGACATCGAGACGCGCTACTTCGTGAGCATCGCCAGCGGCCGGATAGCGAAGAACCTCATCCAGTCCACGTTCTTCGACCTGCAGGCGGTCAACGCGGGCGGGAGCCGCCCCGTGGGCATCCCGCAGCGGACAGCACAGCGCGTCGCGGTCCTCGGTGCCGGGATGATGGGAGCGGGCATCGCCTATGTCAGCGCGAAGGCGGGTATCGACGTCGTGCTCAAGGACATGACCCCTGAGGCGGCCGGGCGCGGCAAGCAGGTTGCTGAGAAGATCGTCGCAGGGCAAGTCGAGCGCGGACGCATCACCCGTGAGCGCGGCGATGAACTGCTCGCGCGGATCACGCCCACGGACGACGACGCAGATCTGGCCGGGGCGGACGTCGTCGTCGAGGCGGTGTTCGAGTCCGTCTCGGTAAAGCAGGGCGTGTTCCAAGCGGCTGAGGCAGTGGTGGCACCAGATGCCCTGCTCGCATCGAACACCTCGACACTGCCGATCACGTCTCTGGCTGAAGGCGTGTCGCGTCCGGCGGACTTCATCGGCATCCACTTCTTCTTGCCGGTGGACCGGATGCCCTTGGTGGAGATCATCGTGGGGGAGAAGACCGGGGACGAGGCGCTCGCCCGCGCCTTCGATTTCGCCCGCCAGCTCGGCAAGACCCCAATCGTGGTGGACGACAGCCGTGGCTTCTTCACGAGCCGGACGATCATCACATTTCTCAACGAGGCCGTTGCCGCCGTCGGCGAAGGCGTCGAGCCGCAGCGCGTCGAGCAGGCGGCGCTGCAGGCGGGCTATCCCGCCGGTCCGTTGCAGCTGATCGACGAGCTCACACTGACATTGCCGCAGAAGATCCGCAAGGAGGCGGAAGCAGCCGCCGCAGACGAGCGCGTAGCCACGGTAGAGCACGGCTCCGCAGCCGTCATCGACGAACTCGTCGACGTGCTCGGCCGCCCCGGTCGTGCCGGTGGCGGCGGGTTCTACGACTACGACGCCGACGGCCGGCGGCTCGGGCTCTGGCCAGGTTTGCGAGAGGCGTTCGGTTCCGGACGCACGGACATCGCGTTCGCCGACCTGCAGGAACGGATGCTGTTCGCCGAGGCGCTCGAGGCCGTGCACTGTCTCGACGAGGGTGTGCTGCGCTCCGTGCGGGATGCGAACATCGGCTCGCTCCTTGGTATCGGCTTTCCGTCATGGACCGGTGGCGTGCTGCAGTACATCAGCTCGTACGAGGGCGGCCCTGCCGGTTTCGTCGCCCGCGCCGACGAGCTCGCCGATCGCTATGGGGATCACCTGCGTCCGCCGGCCTCACTTCGTGAGCGTGCGGACCGTGGCGAAGCATACGCGGATGCGGACGTCGCATGA
- a CDS encoding acetyl-CoA C-acetyltransferase: protein MAEAYIYEAIRTPRGRGKRGSLHSTKPIDLVVGLIDELRRRLPDLDMAAVDDLVLGVVSAVGDQGGDIAKAAAIAAGLPDTVGGTQLNRFCGSGLEAVNIAAQKVRSGWEQLVFAGGVESMSRVPLGTDAGPLFNDPTTTYDAYFAPQGIGADLIATIEGFTRDDVDAYAIRSQQRAEAAWREGRFDRSVVPVCDITGKVLLDTDEHRRPGTTAEALAALKPAFDGLGRAGFDAAALQRYVDVERITHVHHGGNSSGIVDGAALVAVGSGSAGERFGLAPRARVVATAVSGADPTIMLTGPTPATRKVLEVAGLTCDDIDLFEINEAFAAVVLKWVKDLKLPWDKVNVNGGAIAMGHPLGATGAMLVGTVLDELERRDAKRGLITLCIGGGMAVATIIERV from the coding sequence ATGGCGGAGGCATACATCTACGAGGCGATCCGCACTCCGCGGGGTCGCGGAAAACGCGGGTCGCTGCACAGCACGAAGCCGATCGACCTGGTCGTGGGGCTCATCGACGAGCTGCGTCGTCGGCTGCCCGACCTGGACATGGCAGCCGTGGACGATCTGGTGCTGGGAGTGGTCTCCGCAGTGGGCGATCAAGGCGGGGACATCGCCAAGGCCGCGGCGATCGCGGCCGGGCTGCCGGACACGGTGGGCGGGACCCAGCTCAACCGTTTCTGCGGATCGGGACTGGAAGCTGTCAACATCGCCGCGCAGAAAGTGCGTTCCGGCTGGGAGCAGCTCGTGTTCGCCGGTGGCGTCGAGTCGATGTCCCGGGTACCCCTGGGAACAGATGCAGGTCCTCTCTTCAACGACCCGACCACGACCTATGACGCGTACTTCGCGCCGCAGGGGATCGGAGCCGACCTGATCGCGACGATCGAGGGCTTCACCCGCGACGATGTCGACGCCTACGCGATCCGCTCCCAGCAGCGCGCCGAGGCGGCTTGGCGTGAGGGCAGGTTCGACCGTTCGGTTGTGCCCGTCTGCGACATCACAGGGAAGGTCCTGCTCGACACGGATGAGCACCGCCGCCCCGGCACGACAGCGGAGGCGCTGGCCGCCCTCAAGCCCGCGTTCGATGGGCTGGGACGAGCAGGTTTCGACGCCGCCGCGCTGCAGCGGTATGTGGATGTGGAGAGGATCACCCATGTGCACCACGGCGGGAATTCCTCGGGAATCGTCGACGGGGCGGCCCTCGTCGCGGTCGGCAGCGGGAGTGCGGGCGAGCGGTTCGGGCTGGCCCCGCGGGCACGGGTGGTCGCGACCGCTGTGAGCGGCGCAGACCCCACGATCATGCTGACCGGTCCCACGCCTGCCACGCGCAAGGTGCTGGAGGTCGCCGGACTCACGTGCGATGACATTGACCTGTTCGAGATCAATGAGGCCTTCGCGGCAGTTGTCCTGAAGTGGGTCAAGGACCTCAAACTCCCCTGGGACAAGGTGAACGTCAACGGCGGCGCCATCGCGATGGGCCATCCGCTGGGTGCGACCGGAGCGATGCTCGTGGGCACGGTCCTGGACGAATTGGAACGCCGCGACGCGAAGCGCGGACTGATCACCCTGTGCATCGGCGGCGGCATGGCTGTCGCCACGATTATCGAGCGGGTCTGA
- a CDS encoding NAD(P)H-dependent flavin oxidoreductase, with translation MSLPPPLKARLTLPVIAAPMTAVSGFELVAASCEAGVIGSFPVHNARREGTSGSLDAWLTALDRRLSERDEPAAPFAPNLIMHRSNHHRDEELATLVAHRVPLVITSVGSPEAAVGPLHDAGSLVFADVATLAHVDRCLDAGVDGLVLLTAGAGGQTGWMNPFAFVRAVRARFEGTIVLAGGIGDGAAVLAAQALGADLAYLGTRFIAAQESLADDAYRAALVSSSLDDVVLSTAVGGLPANLLREWIGRNVADVAEGDYRQDRLLGWNDVWSAGHSVSSVQEVLPVRELVDQLLHEYDQARSAWQSQADGAGKE, from the coding sequence GTGAGTCTGCCACCGCCTTTGAAAGCGCGTCTCACCCTTCCCGTGATCGCCGCTCCTATGACCGCCGTCTCGGGATTCGAGCTTGTCGCCGCCTCGTGCGAAGCCGGTGTGATCGGTTCGTTCCCTGTGCACAACGCGCGGCGCGAAGGGACGTCCGGAAGTCTCGACGCCTGGCTCACCGCATTGGATCGCCGCCTCTCGGAGCGCGACGAGCCGGCGGCACCCTTCGCGCCGAACCTGATCATGCATCGATCCAACCACCATCGCGATGAGGAACTTGCGACGCTGGTCGCCCATCGTGTCCCGCTCGTGATCACCAGCGTCGGCTCGCCGGAAGCCGCCGTCGGGCCTCTGCACGACGCGGGCAGTCTGGTCTTCGCCGACGTCGCCACACTCGCGCACGTCGATCGCTGTCTGGACGCAGGTGTCGACGGCCTGGTCCTGTTGACAGCTGGTGCCGGCGGGCAGACCGGATGGATGAATCCCTTCGCCTTCGTACGGGCGGTGCGTGCGCGATTCGAGGGGACAATCGTGTTGGCCGGCGGGATCGGAGACGGCGCCGCCGTCCTCGCGGCACAGGCGCTCGGCGCGGACCTCGCCTACCTCGGCACCCGCTTCATCGCTGCGCAGGAGAGCCTCGCCGACGACGCCTATCGGGCGGCGCTGGTCTCCTCATCCTTGGACGACGTCGTCCTCTCGACAGCGGTCGGCGGGTTGCCGGCGAATCTGCTGCGCGAATGGATCGGACGCAACGTCGCAGACGTTGCGGAGGGCGACTACCGGCAGGACCGACTTCTCGGATGGAACGACGTCTGGAGTGCGGGGCACAGTGTCTCCTCGGTGCAGGAAGTGCTGCCCGTAAGGGAGCTGGTGGACCAACTGCTCCATGAATACGACCAGGCCCGCTCTGCGTGGCAATCACAGGCCGATGGGGCCGGGAAGGAATGA